A window from Aquiluna borgnonia encodes these proteins:
- the infC gene encoding translation initiation factor IF-3 has translation MSDPRINERIRVSEVRLIGPSGEQVGVVSIDQALRMAREADLDLVEVAPGSVPPVCKVMDYGKFKYEAAQKVREARKNQVNTVLKTVRFGLKIDDHDFGTKVGQVRKFLGAGDKVKVMVVFRGREQSRPEMGVKLLQRLAEGVTEFGSVESNPSIDGRNMVMVIGPLRNKAEARAEAKKAQAKAEQAKATEEK, from the coding sequence ATCAGCGATCCGCGCATCAACGAGCGTATTCGTGTTTCCGAAGTTCGACTCATTGGACCATCCGGAGAACAGGTTGGCGTTGTTTCAATCGACCAGGCTTTGAGAATGGCCCGCGAGGCAGACCTTGATTTAGTTGAGGTTGCCCCGGGGTCAGTCCCTCCAGTTTGCAAGGTTATGGACTACGGCAAATTCAAGTACGAGGCGGCGCAAAAGGTTCGCGAAGCTAGAAAGAACCAGGTCAACACCGTTTTGAAGACGGTTCGCTTCGGTCTGAAGATCGACGATCACGACTTCGGAACCAAGGTTGGACAGGTTCGAAAATTCCTCGGAGCCGGCGACAAGGTCAAGGTCATGGTTGTTTTCCGTGGTCGCGAGCAGTCACGTCCAGAGATGGGCGTGAAGTTGCTTCAGCGACTTGCAGAAGGCGTCACTGAATTTGGTTCTGTGGAGTCGAATCCTTCGATCGATGGCCGCAACATGGTCATGGTGATAGGTCCGCTTAGGAACAAGGCAGAGGCAAGGGCCGAAGCTAAAAAGGCCCAGGCTAAAGCCGAACAGGCTAAGGCAACTGAAGAGAAATAA
- a CDS encoding DUF1844 domain-containing protein: MSEEYTRDIAEVPAVEIINTAAVHLMSAAAVQCGLAEDQPADLDEARKLITALAGLVTAAAPEIGDHHARPLRDGLRSLQLAFREASSYPDEPGKGPGEKYTGPVN, translated from the coding sequence TTGTCCGAGGAATACACCCGCGATATCGCAGAAGTCCCTGCCGTTGAAATCATCAACACCGCAGCGGTCCACCTAATGAGCGCGGCGGCCGTGCAATGCGGCCTAGCAGAGGACCAACCGGCAGATCTGGATGAAGCACGCAAACTGATTACCGCATTAGCTGGCTTGGTAACTGCCGCGGCGCCAGAAATTGGCGATCACCACGCTCGCCCACTCAGGGACGGATTGCGCTCACTCCAATTGGCATTCCGTGAGGCCAGTTCCTACCCGGACGAACCAGGCAAGGGGCCCGGCGAAAAATACACCGGGCCGGTCAATTAG
- a CDS encoding SseB family protein, whose amino-acid sequence MHDRFHDSAGVPWEGRQFQSNEWSGDDGRAPEQISGLLGQAPIDKESLIRALSGQRLLIPLIAELGEGEVGPHGQRVDKSADLAIVAVSTPDGKTAIPAFSSVAEMSRWNQKARPVPVSAEKVALAAASEGHERVVLDPAGAAFVIRRPALAALAQGLDWVAPHNSAEVADLVSQAVSGIDFIASVELLDGDPSSDLAREELLVRLGIMPGLSANQLQGVVQEFNSKVQTRRFIELVDSVALQLAAV is encoded by the coding sequence ATGCATGATCGCTTTCACGACTCTGCGGGCGTGCCCTGGGAAGGGCGGCAGTTCCAATCCAATGAGTGGTCAGGTGATGACGGAAGGGCCCCGGAGCAGATTTCCGGCCTTCTCGGACAAGCACCAATTGATAAAGAGTCGCTGATCCGGGCCCTGTCTGGACAAAGGCTATTGATTCCGCTCATTGCAGAACTTGGTGAGGGCGAGGTGGGTCCGCACGGTCAGCGGGTTGATAAAAGTGCAGACCTGGCAATAGTCGCTGTTAGCACCCCGGATGGAAAAACTGCGATTCCTGCCTTTAGCTCAGTGGCAGAAATGTCCAGGTGGAATCAAAAGGCTCGTCCCGTGCCCGTTTCGGCTGAAAAAGTTGCCTTGGCCGCAGCTTCAGAGGGTCATGAGCGCGTTGTGCTGGACCCAGCCGGCGCAGCGTTCGTAATCCGAAGACCGGCTCTTGCTGCTTTGGCTCAGGGTCTTGACTGGGTGGCTCCTCACAACAGCGCCGAGGTGGCTGATTTGGTGAGTCAGGCGGTCTCCGGCATTGACTTCATTGCGTCAGTGGAGCTTTTGGACGGTGATCCCAGCTCTGATCTGGCAAGAGAGGAATTGCTGGTGCGGCTTGGGATCATGCCCGGGCTGAGCGCAAATCAGCTTCAGGGTGTAGTTCAAGAGTTCAACAGCAAGGTTCAGACCCGGCGCTTTATTGAACTTGTTGACTCGGTTGCATTGCAGCTTGCCGCGGTCTAA
- the priA gene encoding bifunctional 1-(5-phosphoribosyl)-5-((5-phosphoribosylamino)methylideneamino)imidazole-4-carboxamide isomerase/phosphoribosylanthranilate isomerase PriA has translation MKLELLPAVDVAGGKAVRLTQGVAGSEEDFGHPLDAAMDWIQAGAEWIHLVDLDAAFGRGENRAVIAEVVAAAGATKIELSGGIRDDASLEAAIALGATRVNLGTAALENPDWTERVIAKYSDQIAVGLDVRGNTLAARGWTKEGGDLWEVLERLEAAGCARYVVTDVTKDGTLKGPNLDLLKEVMDRTDKPVVASGGISSLQDIRDLKALAPLGLEGAILGKSLYAGRFTLIEALEIANS, from the coding sequence GTGAAACTTGAATTACTACCCGCAGTTGACGTGGCTGGAGGAAAGGCCGTCAGGCTGACCCAGGGCGTCGCTGGCAGTGAAGAGGATTTTGGTCACCCGCTTGATGCGGCAATGGACTGGATTCAAGCAGGTGCCGAGTGGATTCACCTGGTGGACCTTGATGCTGCTTTTGGAAGAGGGGAGAACCGGGCAGTCATTGCGGAGGTCGTCGCAGCTGCAGGGGCAACGAAAATAGAACTTTCCGGGGGCATTCGAGACGATGCGTCTTTAGAGGCGGCTATCGCTTTGGGAGCGACACGTGTGAACCTCGGCACCGCAGCGCTGGAGAATCCAGACTGGACCGAGCGTGTAATAGCAAAATACTCAGACCAAATTGCTGTTGGGTTGGACGTGAGGGGCAACACTTTGGCTGCCAGGGGCTGGACCAAGGAGGGCGGGGACCTGTGGGAAGTCCTGGAGCGACTTGAGGCCGCGGGATGCGCTCGTTATGTGGTCACCGATGTGACTAAGGATGGCACCCTGAAGGGGCCGAATTTAGATCTTCTCAAAGAGGTAATGGATCGGACCGATAAGCCGGTGGTGGCCTCGGGGGGTATCTCCTCACTACAGGACATTCGCGACCTAAAGGCGTTGGCGCCTCTGGGTCTAGAGGGCGCAATTCTGGGCAAATCGCTTTACGCGGGCCGTTTCACACTCATTGAGGCCCTGGAGATTGCTAACTCCTGA
- the hisH gene encoding imidazole glycerol phosphate synthase subunit HisH, whose product MTKTVAVLDYGSGNVHSVCRALEQAGAAVELTSDRKRLLEADGMLLPGVGAFGAVMRELNKFQAGSLVDQRLTAGRPVLGICVGMQVMFEHGVEHGVETEGLGQWPGVVEMLEAPILPHMGWSIVEPDGDSSLFSDIEGERFYFVHSYAAKQWQLDIRPPFIPASLAWSEHGERFLAAVENGPLSATQFHPEKSGPAGLKLLSNWIETL is encoded by the coding sequence GTGACCAAAACGGTCGCGGTTCTGGATTACGGAAGCGGTAACGTCCACTCTGTTTGCCGCGCCCTAGAGCAAGCGGGAGCTGCGGTTGAGTTGACCTCCGATAGAAAGCGGCTGTTAGAGGCTGATGGGATGCTTCTTCCCGGTGTTGGGGCCTTTGGAGCCGTGATGCGGGAGCTCAATAAGTTTCAAGCCGGATCTTTAGTTGATCAGAGGCTCACTGCGGGAAGACCGGTTCTGGGAATCTGCGTCGGAATGCAGGTGATGTTCGAGCACGGGGTCGAGCACGGTGTTGAAACTGAGGGACTTGGGCAGTGGCCAGGGGTGGTCGAAATGCTTGAGGCCCCAATTCTTCCCCACATGGGTTGGTCCATCGTGGAGCCAGATGGAGACTCATCCTTGTTTAGTGATATCGAGGGGGAGCGGTTTTATTTTGTGCACTCCTATGCGGCCAAGCAGTGGCAATTGGACATTCGACCTCCTTTCATCCCTGCTTCATTGGCGTGGAGCGAGCACGGTGAGAGATTCTTGGCCGCCGTGGAGAATGGGCCATTGAGTGCGACCCAGTTTCACCCAGAGAAATCAGGCCCAGCCGGACTCAAACTTCTGTCAAATTGGATCGAAACCCTCTAG
- the hisB gene encoding imidazoleglycerol-phosphate dehydratase HisB produces MNRIAKLSRQTSESSIELELNLDGSGVSHIDTGVPFFDHMLTALSKHSLIDLRVAARGDIEIDAHHTVEDTAIVFGQALKQALGDKAGIGRYGDATVPLDEALARAVVDVSGRPFLVHSGEPAGFEFHLIGGHFTGSLVRHVFEAIAFNAGLTMHVNVLAGRDPHHIAEAQFKALARALRAAVAIDPRVSGVPSTKGSL; encoded by the coding sequence ATGAATCGCATTGCCAAGCTTTCTCGTCAAACAAGCGAGTCATCAATTGAGCTCGAGCTCAATCTGGACGGCAGCGGAGTGTCACACATAGACACGGGAGTTCCTTTTTTCGACCACATGCTCACCGCCCTCTCAAAGCACTCACTGATTGACCTAAGGGTCGCTGCCAGGGGGGATATAGAGATTGATGCTCACCACACAGTTGAGGACACCGCCATTGTTTTCGGTCAGGCCCTGAAGCAAGCCCTCGGTGATAAGGCGGGTATTGGGCGTTACGGGGATGCAACAGTTCCGCTTGATGAGGCCTTAGCCAGGGCGGTGGTGGATGTTTCTGGAAGGCCATTCTTAGTGCATTCGGGCGAGCCCGCTGGTTTCGAATTCCACCTAATCGGCGGTCACTTCACAGGCTCGCTGGTTCGCCACGTTTTTGAGGCAATCGCCTTCAACGCTGGGCTGACTATGCATGTCAATGTCCTAGCTGGCCGCGATCCTCACCACATTGCGGAAGCACAATTCAAGGCACTTGCCAGGGCACTTCGCGCTGCGGTGGCGATCGATCCGCGAGTCAGTGGTGTCCCAAGCACTAAGGGAAGTCTGTGA
- a CDS encoding histidinol-phosphate transaminase — MSSLEDLPLRPDLVGQKPYGAPQLAVPVQLNVNENTFGIPESVALDIVKELAAEVMSLNRYPDREFVELRSLFAKYLGFNLSSENLWAANGSNEVLTQVFQAFGGPQTLALSFGPTYSMYPNIARLTLTPYRELPREAEFELSPGYVANAISEAKPGLVILCNPNNPTGTPISLEVIRAAYDSFEGILVVDEAYAEFNDGESAISLLPGRPRLLVSRTMSKAFAFAGARVGYLAADGAVVDALRLVRLPYHLSALTQAAARAALGHADRMLENVERIKVQRDRIIERTRDLGLQPYRSSANFVLVAGFNDPEAVFDGLLSAGVIVRNVGIPGTLRITAGTEAETTKLLRELEPLLG; from the coding sequence GTGAGCAGCCTAGAAGACCTACCCCTTCGCCCCGATCTAGTGGGGCAGAAACCCTACGGGGCACCACAGTTGGCCGTGCCAGTTCAGCTGAATGTAAACGAAAACACCTTCGGGATCCCAGAATCTGTTGCACTTGACATTGTCAAGGAACTAGCCGCCGAGGTTATGAGTCTAAATCGCTACCCAGATCGTGAGTTCGTTGAGCTTCGTTCACTTTTCGCCAAGTATCTCGGCTTCAATCTGAGCTCTGAAAACCTTTGGGCTGCTAACGGGTCTAATGAAGTGCTAACTCAGGTTTTTCAGGCGTTTGGGGGACCTCAGACTTTGGCGCTGAGTTTCGGGCCCACTTACTCGATGTACCCAAACATCGCCAGGCTGACACTTACGCCATATCGCGAGTTGCCACGTGAAGCGGAATTTGAGCTTTCGCCGGGTTACGTCGCGAACGCGATTTCGGAGGCAAAACCTGGGCTTGTGATTTTGTGCAACCCCAATAACCCAACTGGTACCCCTATCTCCCTTGAGGTAATTAGGGCTGCATACGATTCGTTCGAGGGAATTTTGGTGGTGGACGAAGCTTACGCGGAGTTCAACGACGGCGAGAGTGCCATATCGCTGCTTCCCGGACGTCCGAGATTACTTGTAAGCAGAACCATGAGCAAAGCGTTTGCATTTGCTGGAGCGCGCGTGGGGTATCTCGCTGCCGACGGAGCGGTGGTTGACGCTTTGAGGCTAGTCAGACTTCCTTACCACCTCTCCGCCCTGACGCAGGCGGCCGCTCGAGCTGCCCTAGGACATGCGGATCGAATGTTGGAAAACGTCGAGCGCATCAAGGTCCAACGCGACCGAATCATCGAGCGCACGAGGGACCTTGGTCTGCAGCCATACAGGTCGAGTGCGAATTTTGTTTTAGTGGCTGGATTCAATGACCCTGAAGCAGTTTTTGATGGTTTGCTCTCTGCCGGGGTAATCGTCAGGAATGTGGGAATTCCAGGAACCTTGCGCATTACTGCAGGAACAGAGGCTGAGACGACAAAACTTCTCCGTGAGCTCGAGCCGCTACTGGGCTAA
- a CDS encoding LysM peptidoglycan-binding domain-containing protein codes for MEIMSVVTSYRLTNPRRLFRGIAILALAVSFSFASISGSVAGNETPGELVYVTVQPGDSLWSLAEQHAGSQDPRDWIADVVLMNALVSSELEPGQQIALP; via the coding sequence ATGGAGATCATGTCAGTAGTTACCTCTTACCGCTTGACCAACCCTCGCAGGCTCTTTCGCGGAATCGCAATCCTGGCGCTTGCAGTTAGCTTCTCCTTTGCATCAATTTCCGGTTCGGTTGCAGGAAACGAAACTCCAGGGGAGCTCGTTTATGTAACAGTGCAACCTGGAGACTCGCTATGGTCGCTGGCTGAACAGCACGCAGGCTCGCAGGATCCACGAGATTGGATCGCTGATGTTGTTTTGATGAACGCCTTAGTTTCAAGCGAACTAGAACCGGGCCAGCAGATCGCTCTTCCCTAG
- the lexA gene encoding transcriptional repressor LexA, which translates to MENSELTDVQQRILEVIRDSMNRRNYAPSMREIGESVGLSSTASVSHQLNKLELLGFISRDPRRPRTIDLLGSESPSGEIIRADAAMVPLVGRIAAGGPITAEQNVEDVFALPRQLVGQGDLFLLKVVGESMIDAAICDGDWVVVRQQQSAENGDIVAALLEDEATVKTFKQRDGHTWLLPRNSAFEPILGDHAVILGKVVAVLRTV; encoded by the coding sequence ATGGAAAACAGCGAACTAACGGACGTTCAGCAGCGAATTCTCGAGGTCATCCGGGATTCGATGAATAGACGGAACTACGCCCCCTCGATGCGCGAGATTGGCGAGTCGGTGGGCCTTAGCTCTACCGCCAGCGTTTCGCACCAACTCAACAAACTTGAACTTCTCGGTTTCATCAGCCGCGACCCTCGGCGGCCTAGAACCATTGACCTCTTGGGCTCTGAAAGCCCCTCAGGTGAAATCATTAGGGCAGACGCGGCAATGGTGCCTCTAGTGGGTCGAATTGCCGCTGGAGGACCAATCACGGCGGAACAAAACGTTGAAGATGTGTTCGCTCTCCCCCGGCAGCTGGTCGGGCAGGGCGATCTTTTCCTGCTCAAAGTCGTAGGAGAGTCCATGATCGACGCAGCTATTTGCGACGGAGACTGGGTCGTCGTTCGTCAGCAGCAGTCTGCGGAAAACGGAGACATTGTTGCGGCGCTGCTAGAGGATGAGGCCACAGTAAAGACATTCAAGCAGCGCGATGGACACACCTGGCTGCTTCCAAGAAATTCAGCATTCGAACCAATCCTCGGAGACCATGCCGTGATTCTCGGCAAGGTAGTTGCCGTCCTCAGGACTGTTTAG
- the hflX gene encoding GTPase HflX, translating into MEKESTLDRILRRGAAAPRNEFDGDQLDLEARESLRRVAGLSTELQDISDVEYRQLRLEKVVLIGTWGSGTLTDAENSLRELAALAETAGADVLDGLLQRRSMPDPATYLGKGKAKELHDLVKSLGADTVIANAELAPSQRRALEDVVKVKVVDRTAIILDIFAQHAKSREGKAQVELAQLEYLLPRLRGWGESMSRQAGGQAAGGMGIGSRGPGETKIELDRRRINTKMAKLRRDIAAMKSARDTKRSQRQKSNVPQVAIAGYTNAGKSSILNRLTKAGVLVENALFATLDPTVRQHETPDGRQYTIADTVGFVRQLPHQLVEAFRSTLEEISHANLIVHVVDATDPDVLGQIRTVHEVVAEVEASAIPELIVFNKADLVSEEDQIRLRGLVPGSLLVSARTGLGIAELETAIAASLPKPDIEFVGVVPYSRGDLVSRAHLAGRVVSTDYVEAGTKLHAFVKPDLAAELEEAKQS; encoded by the coding sequence ATGGAAAAAGAATCGACGCTAGACCGCATTCTCAGGAGGGGAGCCGCTGCTCCGCGCAATGAATTCGACGGGGATCAGCTTGATCTTGAGGCTAGGGAGTCGTTACGAAGGGTTGCTGGTCTTTCGACCGAGCTTCAAGACATCTCCGATGTCGAATACCGACAACTTCGCTTGGAGAAAGTTGTCCTAATTGGAACCTGGGGGAGCGGAACCCTGACGGACGCTGAAAATTCTCTGAGGGAGCTGGCTGCTCTCGCCGAGACGGCTGGGGCTGATGTTTTAGACGGTTTGCTTCAGCGACGCTCCATGCCGGATCCAGCAACTTACCTTGGCAAAGGCAAGGCTAAAGAACTTCACGATTTAGTCAAATCCCTTGGCGCTGACACGGTAATCGCCAATGCCGAATTGGCGCCGTCCCAGCGCCGTGCTCTCGAAGATGTGGTCAAGGTGAAAGTGGTGGACCGCACCGCAATTATTTTGGACATCTTTGCTCAGCATGCGAAAAGCCGCGAAGGAAAAGCGCAGGTTGAACTGGCTCAGCTCGAATACTTACTTCCTCGACTGCGAGGATGGGGTGAATCTATGTCGCGCCAGGCTGGAGGTCAGGCGGCCGGTGGAATGGGAATCGGCTCAAGGGGCCCGGGTGAAACCAAGATTGAATTAGATCGCCGCCGCATCAACACCAAAATGGCGAAACTTCGTAGGGACATTGCCGCCATGAAGAGTGCTAGGGACACCAAGCGGTCACAACGTCAGAAGTCCAATGTTCCGCAGGTGGCAATAGCCGGATATACCAACGCGGGTAAATCCTCAATTTTGAATCGCCTCACCAAAGCTGGAGTCTTGGTCGAAAACGCCCTGTTTGCGACCCTGGATCCCACGGTTCGACAGCACGAGACGCCAGATGGCAGGCAGTACACAATTGCCGACACCGTAGGGTTTGTCCGGCAGCTGCCGCATCAGCTGGTTGAGGCTTTTCGCTCAACGCTCGAAGAAATTTCACACGCCAATTTGATCGTCCATGTAGTTGATGCCACCGATCCAGACGTCCTGGGTCAAATTAGAACTGTCCACGAGGTCGTGGCGGAAGTGGAGGCTTCTGCTATTCCCGAGTTGATTGTCTTCAATAAGGCCGACCTTGTCTCGGAGGAAGACCAGATTAGGCTCAGGGGCCTGGTTCCTGGCTCACTCTTGGTCTCGGCCAGAACAGGTCTGGGAATTGCCGAGCTAGAAACTGCAATAGCGGCAAGTTTGCCAAAGCCAGACATCGAGTTCGTAGGAGTCGTCCCCTACAGCCGAGGTGACTTGGTTTCAAGGGCTCACCTAGCGGGGCGCGTGGTATCGACAGACTACGTGGAGGCTGGCACGAAACTGCACGCCTTTGTGAAGCCAGACCTAGCAGCGGAGCTGGAAGAGGCTAAACAGTCCTGA
- a CDS encoding class I SAM-dependent methyltransferase — translation MSQEHYFSAEPKGPSQTREVSFTVAERQFTVQASSGTFSATRLDPGTSVLLSYSEEFPDEGNVLDLGCGWGPIALSIAAIKPQTKVWALDINQRSLDLVRSNAKRLGLENVTPSIAVDIPEDVEFSAIWSNPPIRIGKAALHELLTTWLPRLEIGGRAMLVVQKQLGSDSLLKWIQEEFPNFTATRFSTDKGYRILEVTKD, via the coding sequence ATGTCCCAGGAGCACTATTTCAGCGCCGAACCAAAAGGCCCCTCTCAAACTCGGGAGGTTTCCTTCACAGTTGCGGAGCGCCAATTCACCGTCCAAGCCTCTTCTGGAACTTTCAGCGCAACCAGGCTCGACCCAGGCACTTCAGTCCTACTGAGCTACAGCGAGGAGTTTCCCGACGAGGGCAACGTGCTGGACCTGGGATGTGGCTGGGGTCCAATCGCACTCAGCATTGCGGCAATAAAACCACAGACAAAGGTTTGGGCGCTAGACATAAATCAGCGGAGCCTAGATTTGGTTCGCTCTAATGCCAAGCGTTTGGGCCTTGAGAACGTCACCCCTAGCATCGCTGTCGACATTCCTGAAGACGTTGAGTTTTCAGCCATTTGGTCAAACCCACCGATTCGAATCGGCAAGGCTGCACTCCACGAACTGCTGACCACTTGGCTGCCCCGTCTCGAAATTGGTGGCCGAGCCATGTTGGTAGTCCAAAAACAACTCGGCTCGGATTCCCTTTTGAAGTGGATTCAGGAAGAGTTCCCTAACTTCACCGCGACCCGATTCTCAACCGACAAGGGTTATCGAATTCTTGAGGTCACTAAAGACTAA
- the dapF gene encoding diaminopimelate epimerase produces MNIEFTKGHGTGNDFVMINDFDGVMDLSEEAIAQICDRHFGIGADGLIFVTRTENSEVAHLLNDEPAAEWFMDYRNADGSKAEMCGNGIRVFARYLITRGLSEIVDGSTLPIATRAGIKDVTATATGFAVDLGRWKVDGGEFLVRTSGLSVARPGLGLNLGNPHVVVALADMAELEGLQLHLAPTLEPAPRSGANVEFVVLDDPLITQGVASISMRVHERGVGETLSCGTGIAAAALAIRHWADNGQNFWRVKVPGGEVGVRMFPTQDGEHVAISGPAELTFTGTFSL; encoded by the coding sequence ATGAACATCGAATTCACCAAAGGACACGGCACTGGCAACGACTTTGTGATGATCAATGACTTCGATGGGGTCATGGACTTGAGCGAAGAGGCTATCGCCCAGATTTGCGACAGGCACTTTGGTATTGGGGCCGATGGTCTGATTTTTGTAACACGCACTGAAAACAGCGAGGTGGCACACCTGCTGAACGATGAGCCTGCCGCGGAATGGTTCATGGATTACCGCAATGCCGATGGCTCTAAGGCAGAGATGTGCGGGAACGGAATTCGAGTCTTCGCGAGATACTTGATCACACGGGGTTTGTCGGAAATCGTTGACGGCAGCACACTCCCAATTGCTACCCGGGCTGGAATCAAGGATGTTACGGCTACGGCGACTGGTTTCGCGGTCGACCTAGGTAGGTGGAAGGTAGACGGAGGGGAATTTTTAGTCAGGACTTCCGGACTCTCGGTAGCCAGGCCCGGCCTCGGGCTCAACCTGGGAAATCCACACGTGGTCGTCGCGCTAGCGGACATGGCGGAACTTGAAGGGCTTCAACTACATTTGGCGCCGACTCTTGAGCCCGCACCTAGAAGCGGAGCGAATGTGGAGTTCGTCGTGCTAGATGACCCATTGATTACTCAGGGCGTGGCAAGCATTTCAATGCGAGTGCACGAGCGAGGTGTTGGAGAAACGTTGAGCTGCGGCACCGGAATCGCGGCTGCCGCTTTGGCAATTAGGCATTGGGCTGACAACGGTCAAAATTTCTGGAGGGTAAAGGTTCCCGGGGGTGAGGTTGGGGTGAGGATGTTCCCAACCCAAGACGGCGAGCATGTGGCCATTTCTGGACCGGCAGAGCTGACCTTTACGGGCACTTTTAGTCTTTAG
- the miaA gene encoding tRNA (adenosine(37)-N6)-dimethylallyltransferase MiaA yields MLSKVLAIVGPTASGKSQLALDLASELGKIGGPVEIINGDAMQLYKGMDIGTAKLPEVARQQFPHHLFDVLSPSDEMSALQYQEIARSKVLEIQARGNIAVFVGGSMFYISAALDGLDFSPTDPDLRARLEAECELVGALAMHTRLGMLDPVTAAKIPSQNKRRVIRALEVIEITGNPYPSTLPEQAFWVPTIEIGISVERDVLKQRIGKRVHQMWEEGLVDEVSGLLATTPLSRTAKRAIGYDQAIRQLMGELSQDQAIEGTIALTNRYARRQMSWFRRDRRIHWLDDGPGLVDRALQVIRLSV; encoded by the coding sequence GTGCTCTCTAAAGTCCTCGCCATTGTTGGCCCCACTGCCTCTGGTAAGTCTCAGCTCGCCCTTGACTTAGCGTCCGAACTGGGAAAAATTGGTGGCCCGGTTGAGATCATAAACGGCGATGCAATGCAGCTTTACAAAGGAATGGACATCGGCACCGCGAAGCTCCCTGAGGTTGCCCGACAGCAGTTTCCCCATCACCTGTTTGACGTCCTTTCGCCCAGTGATGAGATGTCAGCCCTGCAGTATCAGGAAATAGCCAGAAGTAAAGTCTTGGAAATTCAAGCGCGGGGAAACATTGCGGTGTTTGTGGGCGGAAGCATGTTTTACATTTCTGCGGCTTTGGACGGATTAGATTTCTCGCCTACCGATCCCGACTTACGGGCGCGCTTGGAGGCAGAGTGTGAACTGGTCGGTGCGCTAGCCATGCACACTCGCCTTGGGATGCTGGATCCGGTTACCGCTGCGAAAATACCCAGCCAAAACAAAAGGCGAGTGATCAGGGCTCTAGAGGTCATCGAAATCACTGGTAACCCCTACCCCTCAACTCTTCCGGAGCAGGCATTTTGGGTTCCCACCATTGAAATAGGAATCTCTGTAGAGCGAGACGTCCTCAAGCAACGCATCGGAAAGCGAGTGCATCAGATGTGGGAGGAAGGGTTAGTGGATGAAGTTAGTGGCCTGTTGGCCACGACGCCGCTCTCCCGGACTGCAAAGCGTGCGATTGGTTATGACCAGGCTATTCGGCAGCTCATGGGCGAGCTTTCCCAAGATCAGGCCATTGAGGGGACTATTGCTCTAACTAATCGCTACGCACGCAGGCAAATGTCGTGGTTCCGCAGGGATAGGCGAATCCACTGGTTGGATGATGGCCCGGGATTGGTGGATCGAGCCCTCCAGGTTATTAGGCTTTCGGTATGA